A section of the Citrus sinensis cultivar Valencia sweet orange chromosome 8, DVS_A1.0, whole genome shotgun sequence genome encodes:
- the LOC102628769 gene encoding GATA transcription factor 5-like: MEFCMEARAFKPSLRRELSCCLKSTQQVFFDDIPCVSNEDFSVDDLLDFSNGDFEDGSVDDKDYFSSPDPVDDDNNSNSGSFSSEQSLLTNEFVEPVDDFAELEWVSQFVDDSSCSELSLLYPNYVERTRSEPNGKPVSNKTSTNPTTTSPCFPLRVPSKARTKRTRRSGRAWSSGSPLSTESTISSSSSTSCLIFTDSVQNIEWFSGFDEPVVKKPKKKPAVQSGGGLFQRRCSHCQTQKTPQWRTGPLGPKTLCNACGVRYKSGRLFPEYRPACSPTFSVDMHSNSHRKVLEMRRKKESAGPDVGLSHMVQSF, encoded by the exons atggaGTTTTGCATGGAAGCAAGAGCCTTTAAACCCAGTTTACGCAGAGAGCTTTCGTGTTGTTTGAAATCGACCCAGCAAGTattttttgatgatattcCATGCGTTTCGAATGAAGATTTTTCCGTTGATGATCTTCTCGACTTCTCCAATGGTGATTTTGAAGATGGGTCCGTTGATGATAAGGATTATTTCTCTTCACCTGACCctgttgatgatgataataattctAACTCCGGTAGCTTTTCCTCTGAACAATCACTCCTCACAAATGAATTCGTTGAACCG GTTGATGATTTTGCTGAGCTTGAATGGGTTTCTCAGTTTGTAGACGATTCTTCATGCTCAGAACTTTCACTTTTGTACCCCAATTATGTAGAACGAACCCGGTCTGAACCGAATGGAAAACCGGTTTCGAACAAAACCTCAACCAACCCCACCACTACCAGCCCGTGCTTTCCTTTACGGGTGCCTTCGAAAGCGAGAACCAAACGAACCAGACGCAGCGGCCGGGCTTGGTCGTCTGGGTCACCGTTATCCACCGAGTCAACAATAtcctcttcatcttcaacttCTTGTCTTATTTTTACGGACTCGgttcaaaatattgagtggTTTAGTGGTTTTGACGAGCCGGTTGTGAAGAAACCAAAGAAGAAACCGGCTGTTCAAAGTGGGGGAGGTTTGTTTCAGAGGAGGTGTAGCCACTGTCAAACCCAAAAGACTCCGCAGTGGAGAACCGGTCCGCTTGGTCCGAAAACTCTTTGTAATGCATGTGGGGTTCGGTATAAGTCCGGTCGGCTTTTTCCGGAATATAGACCGGCTTGTAGCCCCACTTTTTCCGTGGACATGCATTCGAATAGTCATAGAAAAGTGTTGGAAATGAGGAGAAAGAAGGAATCTGCTGGACCGGATGTTGGGTTGAGCCACATGGTTCAGAGTTTTTGA